In the Terriglobus sp. RCC_193 genome, GGCGAGACCATCACCGAACTTGGCACCCGCGCCGACGCCGCCAAAGACCACATCCGCGTGGATGGGAAGCTGCTGCAAGGGCCGCAGGAACACCGCTATTTCATGGTGAACAAGCCGCGCGGCTATGTGACCACCATGAGCGATCCGGAACGCCGCGAGACGGTTGTCGATCTGCTGAAAGAGTCTGCCCGACTTTCCGGTAAGAAGCTGGATACGCGTCTGTATCCGGTGGGCAGGCTGGATTACAACTCCGAAGGTCTGCTGCTGATGACGAACGATGGAGACCTTGCCAATTCGCTCTCCAAAGCTGCGAACTCCGTCGAAAAGACGTACCTGGTGAAGGTTGCCGGACGTCCCACAGGAGAGGCGTTAGAGCAGCTTCGCAGCGGCGTGATGATTGATCGCGGACGCCTGGCAGAGACGCGTGGCAATCGCCGTGACCGTGTTCTGACGGCACCGGCAAAGGTGACGCTGGCGCGCGGTGGCGAAAATCCGTGGTACGAAGTGACCCTGACGGAAGGCCGCAATCGCCAGCTTCGCAAGATGTTTGAAGAGATTGGGCACCATGTGGAGAAGATTCGCCGCATCGGTTACGGCGCCCTGGTGCTGGATATTCCTACCGGCGAGTTCCGCGAACTGACGCCGGGCGAAGTGCAGGCGCTGGGTCGTGCTGCCGCTGGCAAGAAGGTAGAACGGAAACACAAGCTGCCGGAAGCTGCCCGCCTGAAACAGCCGGGACAGAAGACCGGCAGTCGCGGCGCGCGTCCGCGTTTCTAAACACTGCCCCGCTTAACGGTATGTATCAAACCCACCCACAGCAGTCTATGAGGGTGGGTTTTGATTTCTACTCTGCAAAAAGTCGTGCCACAAAGCGCAACGCTGCACCCTCTTCCTGAGAACCACCATCCAAACGCGCATGAGCATCCAGAAGACATTCCTCCTCGGTGGCGATCTTGAAATCAATCGCCTTGGTTATGGCGCAATGCGAATCACCGGCGAGGGCATCTGGGGGCCACCCAAGGATCACGACGGCGCCATCAAGGTGCTGAAGAAGGCCGTGGAACTGGGCGTGAACTTCATTGATACGGCCGACAGCTATGGCCCGTATGTGAGTGAAGACCTGATCGGCGAAGCGCTGGCGCCGTACAAGAAGGGTTTGGTCATTGCCACCAAAGGCGGGCTGGCACGCACCGGCCCGAACAAGTGGCTGCCCCTGGGACGCCCCGAATATCTTGAGCAGGAAGTGCTGATGAGCCTGCGCCGCCTGAAGACCGATGTGATTGACCTGTGGCAGCTTCACCGCATTGATCCGAAGGTGCCGGTAGAAGAATCGCTGGCGCCCATTGTGGAGTTGCAGAAGCAGGGCAAGATCAAACACATTGGCCTGTCAGAAGTGAAGCCGAAGGAGATTGATCAGGCGCGCAAGGTGGCCAACATTGTCTCCGTGCAGAACGAATACAACCTGAGCGAACGCAAGAGCGAAGACTCTCTGAATTATTGCGAGAAGAACAACATCGCCTTTATCCCGTGGTTCCCTGTGGCATCCGGCAAACTGGCAAAAGAAGGCGGCCCACTGGAGACCGCGGCCAAGAAGCACAATGCGACCGTATCGCAGCTTTCACTGGCGTGGCTGCTGCATCGCAGCCCGGTGATCCTGCCGATTCCGGGAACAACGTCGATCCAACACCTGGAAGAAAATGTGAAGGCACAGGATGTGGAGCTGAGTGACGCGGAATGGAAAGAGTTGGAAGCCGCCGCGAAGTAACCTCATTCGCATACAAAACAAGTCCTGCTTACCCGGAGGCAGGACTTGCTTTTAGTGTCGTCGCATCCATTCGCCGGGGGTAGCGCCTACACGTTGGCGAAAGGCGCGTATAAAGTTTGTTGCGGAAGTGAATCCCGTTTCACGGGCGATTTCCGCAATGGTTAATTTTCCTAACTGCAGCAAAGCTTTTGCTCGTTCCATACGCCGCTCCAGAAGGTACTGGTGCGGCGTGATGCCGGTGGTTTCGCGGAAGAGCCGTGCAAAGTGAAACGGACTCAGTTCTGCTTCTGCGGCGAGTTGTTCCAGCCGCACGTCTGTATGCAGATGCGTCTCAATGAACTCTAGGACGCGACGTAGCCGCGCCAGTGGGATGCCTCCACGCATATCTTTCAGCGGGACAGGCGAAGCAGCATGACGGCGCAGCAACGTTTGCGCCAGCGACATGCCGAGCAGTTCTCCGTAGAGCGATCCCGCAGGCCAGCCTGCCTCTGCTTCCCTGCCCATCTCCGTCAATAAGGCTCGCAGGCCTTCGTCATGCAGATGCCATTGCATGGCGATGTGCGGTGAACGGCTGAGGCAGGCCTCTTCCGCGGCGCGTTGCATAACTGCGGGTGTTACAGAAACAATCAATCGCTCCGACGTGCCTTCCCAACGCAGACGATCCCGCGTGCCCTCCGGCAGAAGGATCAGCGAACCAGCGTGTGGCTGCTCGACTGCATTGCGGCCCTCGCACCACCACTCCATCTCGACGTCGCCGCGCAATTGCAGATGCATGCACAGGCTGCCGTGGTCGTGCTCGGGCACTTCTACGGAACCTACCGTGTGCCGCTCCAGTACGATGCCCTTCCACGGCGAGTCAGAAGACGTAAGACGTGGTCGTCCTGCCAGCAGAGGTTCTTCTCTGCTGTTGCGCACCACAATCACGCGTTCTGTGGCGGATGCAGCCATGCTTCTACTATGCGCCAAACGTGCAGCGGATGCAGTTCGCCGCAAGATTTGCATATTGCCAAGCTGCCGCACAGCTATACCGGATACAGCGAGGTGAATTCACCATGGCAGACATTACGAAACAATTCAGCGAAGGCTTCATTCTCACCCGTTGGCATTACGCCGCCGAAAAAGAACCGCGAACGCACCGCGGCACGCTACATCACCGGTATGCTGGCGCTTACGGTAGCGAGTGCTGCCGCGATGTTCGCGTTTATCCTGTCGCGTGTGTTGTAGATCGCGTTCCTACTCTGTACGCAGGGCCACCATCGGGTCCACAGCAGCAGCACGACGTGCGGGTATCCAGGTTCCAGCCACTGCCAGCAACGGCAGCGTACACAAGACCAGCGCGAACGTGATGGGGTCGTACTGGGACGTGTAGAACAACTGGCTCCTGGCGAGTCTTGCTGCTCCAA is a window encoding:
- a CDS encoding aldo/keto reductase: MSIQKTFLLGGDLEINRLGYGAMRITGEGIWGPPKDHDGAIKVLKKAVELGVNFIDTADSYGPYVSEDLIGEALAPYKKGLVIATKGGLARTGPNKWLPLGRPEYLEQEVLMSLRRLKTDVIDLWQLHRIDPKVPVEESLAPIVELQKQGKIKHIGLSEVKPKEIDQARKVANIVSVQNEYNLSERKSEDSLNYCEKNNIAFIPWFPVASGKLAKEGGPLETAAKKHNATVSQLSLAWLLHRSPVILPIPGTTSIQHLEENVKAQDVELSDAEWKELEAAAK
- a CDS encoding pseudouridine synthase, translating into MNNVRKTAVKAARPAKKSTVPAKEEPVGTRLQKILADAGIASRRKAEELILEGRVQVNGETITELGTRADAAKDHIRVDGKLLQGPQEHRYFMVNKPRGYVTTMSDPERRETVVDLLKESARLSGKKLDTRLYPVGRLDYNSEGLLLMTNDGDLANSLSKAANSVEKTYLVKVAGRPTGEALEQLRSGVMIDRGRLAETRGNRRDRVLTAPAKVTLARGGENPWYEVTLTEGRNRQLRKMFEEIGHHVEKIRRIGYGALVLDIPTGEFRELTPGEVQALGRAAAGKKVERKHKLPEAARLKQPGQKTGSRGARPRF
- a CDS encoding helix-turn-helix domain-containing protein is translated as MAASATERVIVVRNSREEPLLAGRPRLTSSDSPWKGIVLERHTVGSVEVPEHDHGSLCMHLQLRGDVEMEWWCEGRNAVEQPHAGSLILLPEGTRDRLRWEGTSERLIVSVTPAVMQRAAEEACLSRSPHIAMQWHLHDEGLRALLTEMGREAEAGWPAGSLYGELLGMSLAQTLLRRHAASPVPLKDMRGGIPLARLRRVLEFIETHLHTDVRLEQLAAEAELSPFHFARLFRETTGITPHQYLLERRMERAKALLQLGKLTIAEIARETGFTSATNFIRAFRQRVGATPGEWMRRH